A region from the Spirochaetota bacterium genome encodes:
- a CDS encoding efflux RND transporter periplasmic adaptor subunit — MTNRNIRYFILFSVLLIIIIIWFLSRAKQIPNNEEIVIPVETIKPMYGNIEKTLVVSGFVKSESVVTILPKISGSLISLLVSVGDKVKEGQIIGEIDQGPYLLQYEQIKAAFESAKSTFERVETLYKNGATSKQNYEQAKAQYEAYRSQYELSKLQLGYTKIVSPVNGVVLMTHSVPGSLVAPQVPIVTIGDLSNLVVEVKVPEKYYFLFSKLQNQMEIYITFQDFIDKKIKGKIKYITPFISPETKTFTVICSIQDIKEILPGMSLNVNFVIDKREKVYYLPIEVLLLNNFAFYVDEKSSKAYKIKLDVTFSNDQYFQIPKEYKDYKFIIDGQHFLKEGQKVNIIEEHTVY; from the coding sequence ATGACAAACAGAAATATAAGATATTTTATTTTATTTAGTGTATTATTAATAATTATTATTATATGGTTTTTATCAAGAGCTAAACAAATACCAAATAATGAAGAAATAGTGATTCCAGTTGAAACAATTAAACCGATGTATGGAAATATTGAAAAGACATTAGTAGTTTCTGGATTTGTTAAATCTGAATCAGTTGTAACTATTTTACCTAAAATTTCTGGTTCATTAATTTCTTTGTTAGTTTCGGTTGGAGATAAAGTTAAAGAGGGGCAAATAATAGGAGAAATTGATCAGGGGCCATACCTTCTTCAATATGAGCAGATTAAAGCTGCCTTTGAATCAGCTAAATCTACTTTTGAAAGAGTAGAAACTCTTTATAAAAATGGAGCTACTTCAAAACAAAATTATGAACAGGCAAAAGCTCAATATGAGGCTTATAGATCCCAATATGAATTATCAAAATTACAGCTAGGATATACTAAGATAGTATCACCTGTGAATGGTGTAGTTTTGATGACACATAGTGTTCCAGGATCTCTTGTTGCCCCTCAAGTACCAATTGTTACAATAGGTGATTTATCTAATTTAGTAGTGGAAGTTAAAGTTCCGGAAAAATATTATTTTTTATTTTCAAAATTGCAGAATCAGATGGAAATTTATATAACCTTCCAAGATTTTATTGATAAAAAAATTAAAGGAAAAATAAAATACATTACTCCATTTATATCTCCTGAGACAAAAACTTTCACTGTAATTTGTTCTATTCAAGATATTAAAGAGATTTTACCTGGGATGTCTTTAAATGTTAATTTTGTAATTGATAAAAGAGAAAAGGTTTATTATTTACCAATAGAAGTATTATTGTTAAATAATTTTGCTTTTTATGTTGATGAAAAATCCTCTAAAGCTTATAAAATAAAACTAGATGTAACTTTTTCAAATGATCAATACTTTCAAATACCAAAAGAATATAAAGATTATAAGTTTATTATAGATGGCCAACATTTCCTTAAAGAAGGACAGAAAGTTAATATTATTGAAGAACATACTGTATATTAA
- a CDS encoding lactate utilization protein — METSERKKRLEIKVLRTIENLRKRNFGAEFFETKEEAIKYFLTKIDKDKSIGYGGSRTLEQIEIIQYLRENNYNLLDRNKDGLTKDQREEIQKKILTCEIFISSSNGISETGEIVNIDLWGNRICPIIYGPKKVFIFAGWNKIEDDLEKTIYRVKNIASVQNAIRFNRNTPCTKSGRCFDCISPERICGTLTIISYCGEKERIEVLFIKEDLGF; from the coding sequence ATGGAAACTTCTGAAAGAAAAAAAAGACTTGAAATTAAAGTTTTAAGAACAATTGAAAATCTTAGAAAAAGAAATTTTGGAGCTGAATTTTTTGAAACAAAAGAAGAAGCTATAAAATATTTTTTAACAAAAATTGATAAAGATAAAAGCATAGGATATGGCGGTTCAAGAACTCTTGAACAGATTGAAATAATTCAATACCTAAGAGAAAACAATTATAATCTTTTAGATAGAAATAAAGATGGTTTAACTAAAGATCAAAGAGAAGAAATTCAAAAAAAAATACTAACATGTGAAATATTTATTTCTTCATCAAATGGCATTTCTGAAACTGGGGAAATTGTTAATATTGATTTATGGGGAAATAGAATATGTCCCATAATTTATGGTCCAAAAAAGGTTTTTATTTTTGCAGGATGGAATAAAATAGAAGATGACCTTGAAAAAACAATTTATAGAGTTAAAAATATTGCTTCAGTTCAAAATGCAATAAGATTTAATAGAAATACTCCATGTACTAAAAGTGGTAGATGTTTTGATTGCATTTCACCAGAAAGAATTTGTGGAACATTAACTATCATTAGCTATTGTGGTGAAAAAGAAAGAATAGAAGTATTATTTATTAAAGAAGATTTAGGATTCTAG
- a CDS encoding PHP domain-containing protein → MDFINIDFHIHSCLSPCGSLEMGPFNLINKLNQFNIKLASITDHNTIINFPSYFINGLKNQILFLPGIEVQTMEEVHLVIIFPTYIEAKIFYDSYLKDKINIIKANYEIFGDQPIIDENENIISEEENLLIQSLNISFNNICKILENEGYIYFPSHFFSDSFSVISQLGFLPSDLNIKLIEISNTKDIEKLREDYILNNKNINIITNSDAHYLNDIGRKYFKIKNKELSELFLNFNIEYNKYLINEKIDYFSIINSNIYFKFPQLRDNIIVIYNKIKEILYSDNNFFIQNVENIFSAI, encoded by the coding sequence TTGGACTTCATAAATATTGATTTTCATATTCACTCTTGTCTTTCACCATGCGGAAGTCTTGAAATGGGACCTTTTAATTTAATTAATAAACTTAACCAATTTAATATTAAATTAGCCTCTATTACAGATCATAATACAATAATTAACTTTCCTTCATATTTTATAAATGGGTTAAAGAATCAGATTCTTTTTTTACCAGGTATTGAAGTTCAAACAATGGAAGAAGTGCATCTTGTTATTATATTTCCTACCTATATTGAAGCAAAAATTTTTTATGATTCATATTTAAAAGATAAAATTAATATTATTAAAGCAAATTATGAAATATTTGGAGATCAACCAATAATTGATGAAAATGAAAACATTATATCAGAAGAAGAAAATCTTTTAATACAATCACTCAATATTTCTTTTAACAATATTTGTAAGATTTTAGAAAATGAAGGCTATATCTATTTTCCTTCACATTTTTTTTCTGATTCATTTTCTGTTATTTCTCAACTTGGTTTTTTACCTTCAGATTTAAATATTAAACTTATAGAAATATCGAATACAAAAGATATAGAAAAATTAAGAGAGGATTATATTCTCAATAATAAAAATATTAATATCATCACAAATTCTGATGCACATTATTTAAATGATATTGGAAGGAAATATTTTAAAATCAAAAATAAAGAATTATCTGAATTATTTTTAAATTTTAATATAGAGTATAACAAATATTTAATAAATGAGAAGATAGATTATTTTAGTATTATAAATAGTAATATCTACTTTAAATTTCCTCAATTAAGAGATAATATTATTGTAATTTATAATAAAATTAAAGAAATACTATATTCTGATAATAATTTTTTTATTCAAAATGTAGAAAATATTTTTTCTGCAATTTGA
- a CDS encoding TIGR04013 family B12-binding domain/radical SAM domain-containing protein encodes MKKLVIVAFLENNNKYSFNALIPSIEQLEKSFDFDIKIFYDFNLIKKFILENKNEYENFFFLFSILTSELLKYKFLISEIKCLEKEIDKNFFIINGGPHIIGKPDSIKFLNSDIGFIDESEITIKELIECFFKKKFNKKNKEEFIGHLKDKKFNNLSLYYDNKVFINKRIKNIDDLNNVRYFSDKYQLYGPIEITRGCFFNCAYCQTPQITAKLVRHRNIENIVEMVKLSIKNNIRDLRFISPDASSYMSLKKNEVNLEKIENLLLSIRKISGNKIKIYFGSFPSEIRPDNISDDLLKIIKKYANNKRIIIGAQSGSDFVLSKIKREHNKEIIFKATSIILRNGFEPHVDFIFGLPFENKEFQIESLRFIEKLVNMGAKIHSHFFMPLPGTILAKSKPLNLENEIVCKIYKLEGTQKMYGEWKKQLQIAEKIFSTF; translated from the coding sequence ATGAAAAAATTAGTTATAGTTGCTTTTCTTGAGAATAATAACAAATATAGTTTTAATGCTCTTATTCCTTCAATTGAACAATTAGAAAAAAGTTTTGATTTTGATATTAAGATTTTTTATGATTTTAATCTTATTAAAAAATTTATCTTAGAAAATAAAAACGAATATGAAAACTTTTTTTTTCTTTTTTCAATATTAACTTCAGAATTGTTAAAATATAAATTTTTAATATCAGAAATTAAATGTCTTGAAAAAGAAATAGATAAAAATTTTTTTATTATTAATGGAGGTCCTCATATAATTGGAAAGCCTGATTCAATAAAATTTTTAAACAGTGATATAGGTTTTATTGATGAAAGTGAAATTACTATTAAAGAATTAATCGAATGTTTTTTTAAAAAAAAATTCAATAAAAAAAATAAAGAAGAATTTATTGGGCATTTGAAAGATAAAAAATTCAATAATTTATCATTATATTATGATAATAAAGTATTTATAAATAAAAGAATTAAAAATATTGATGATTTGAATAATGTTAGATATTTTTCTGATAAATATCAGCTTTATGGTCCAATAGAAATAACAAGAGGGTGCTTTTTTAATTGTGCTTATTGTCAGACACCACAAATTACAGCCAAATTGGTAAGACATAGAAATATTGAAAATATAGTAGAAATGGTTAAACTTTCTATTAAGAATAACATTAGGGATTTAAGATTTATTTCACCTGATGCTTCATCATATATGTCATTAAAAAAAAATGAGGTAAATTTAGAAAAAATTGAAAATTTACTTCTAAGTATTAGAAAAATTTCAGGGAATAAAATTAAAATTTATTTTGGATCATTTCCTTCTGAAATTAGACCAGATAATATTTCAGATGACCTACTAAAAATTATTAAGAAATATGCTAACAATAAAAGAATTATTATTGGAGCTCAAAGTGGAAGCGATTTTGTTCTTTCGAAAATTAAAAGAGAACATAATAAAGAAATTATATTTAAGGCGACCTCAATAATATTAAGAAATGGATTTGAACCACATGTAGATTTTATTTTTGGTCTTCCCTTTGAAAATAAAGAGTTTCAAATTGAATCTCTTAGATTTATAGAAAAACTTGTTAATATGGGAGCAAAAATTCACTCCCATTTTTTTATGCCACTACCTGGTACTATCCTTGCAAAAAGTAAACCCCTAAATTTAGAAAATGAAATTGTTTGCAAAATATATAAATTAGAAGGGACTCAAAAGATGTATGGAGAATGGAAAAAACAACTTCAAATTGCAGAAAAAATATTTTCTACATTTTGA
- a CDS encoding flavin reductase, with protein sequence MDKFKEINFYDFSFKVFDYIDNKWALIVVGNEKNNNCMTASWLSLGILWNYPIVNVFIRPTRYTYTIFEKSNFFSVSFFDDNFKDKLEYCGMKSGRLENKFDKCKFNLNFYSVEDKLNFVKNIRIPFVEESKILFLCEKIYFQDLDNKNFLDSEIEKHYNNNDYHRMYVGRILKIFIRE encoded by the coding sequence ATGGATAAGTTTAAAGAAATTAATTTTTACGATTTTTCTTTTAAAGTTTTTGATTATATAGATAATAAATGGGCACTTATTGTAGTTGGAAATGAAAAAAATAATAATTGTATGACCGCAAGTTGGTTAAGTTTAGGAATATTATGGAATTACCCTATTGTGAATGTATTTATAAGGCCTACAAGATATACATATACCATTTTTGAGAAATCAAATTTTTTTTCTGTTTCTTTTTTTGATGATAATTTTAAAGACAAACTTGAGTATTGCGGAATGAAAAGTGGTAGATTAGAAAATAAGTTTGATAAATGTAAATTTAATTTAAATTTTTATTCAGTAGAAGATAAGTTAAATTTTGTTAAAAATATTAGAATTCCATTTGTAGAAGAATCTAAAATTTTATTCTTATGTGAGAAAATATATTTTCAAGATTTAGATAATAAAAACTTCTTGGATTCAGAAATTGAAAAACATTACAATAATAATGATTATCATAGAATGTATGTTGGTAGAATATTAAAAATTTTTATAAGAGAATAA
- a CDS encoding sodium-translocating pyrophosphatase, with protein sequence MIIYGWIGSILALIFSFSLVIYLDKQESGNEKMVKISKIIQNGAKTYLTQQYKVILIVFIFLSAILSYISFFLKLLSPFVPFAFITGGFFSGLSGYIGMMIATKSNQKTTQAARKSLNKGLRIAFSAGTVMGMTVVGFGLLDISIWFTLLKYVFKVETFEIPSIMITFGMGASTMALFARLGGGIFTKAADVGADIVGKVEQEIPEDDPRNPATIADNVGDNVGDVAGMGADLYESYVGSIVATMALSVFAFKDVVFMILPIIIAGIGIILSIIGTFFVQTKEDANQLNLLRALRRGIYFSSFGIVILSFLFIFYVIGKQYLNIWLSMCSGLLAGVIIGYFTEYFTSDNYKPTKELSEKSQTGAATVIIDGIALGMRSTAIPVLTVSITIILAFFIAGGSKSVANGLYGIGIAAVGMLSTLGITLSTDAYGPIADNAGGIAEMAELGEEVRHRTDNLDALGNTTAATGKGFAIGSAALTALVLVAEYKNKIIENLSIVASKGPLFSDYIKKFLDKAGYQWNNSLNVNFLDPFIVVGLFIGALMPFFFSSLTLRAVGRTAHQMVKEIRRQFKEKPGILKGTEDPDYISCIKISTIGAQKEMVIPSLIAIIVPVLTGIILGPLAVISLLIGSLISGFILAIMMANSGGAWDNAKKFIEKGNFGGKNSEPHKASIVGDTVGDPFKDTAGPSLNILIKLMNMVSIVFVSVSIYLNAMISKIIFK encoded by the coding sequence ATGATAATTTATGGATGGATAGGATCTATTCTTGCATTAATTTTTTCATTTTCACTTGTTATTTACCTTGATAAACAAGAATCTGGAAATGAAAAGATGGTCAAAATTTCAAAAATAATACAAAATGGAGCTAAAACATACTTAACACAACAATATAAAGTAATTTTAATAGTTTTTATTTTTCTATCAGCTATACTATCTTATATTTCTTTTTTCTTAAAATTATTATCACCTTTTGTACCATTTGCATTTATAACTGGTGGATTCTTTTCAGGTTTATCAGGATATATAGGTATGATGATTGCTACTAAATCTAATCAAAAAACAACTCAAGCTGCAAGAAAAAGTTTGAATAAAGGCTTAAGGATCGCTTTTTCAGCAGGCACTGTTATGGGAATGACTGTAGTTGGATTTGGACTACTTGATATTTCAATATGGTTTACTTTATTAAAATATGTTTTTAAAGTAGAAACTTTTGAAATACCATCTATTATGATTACTTTCGGTATGGGTGCATCTACAATGGCTCTATTTGCAAGATTAGGTGGAGGTATTTTTACAAAAGCAGCTGATGTAGGAGCTGATATTGTTGGTAAAGTTGAACAAGAAATTCCAGAAGATGATCCAAGAAATCCAGCTACTATTGCAGACAATGTGGGCGATAATGTAGGTGATGTTGCTGGTATGGGTGCAGATCTTTATGAAAGTTATGTGGGTTCAATTGTAGCTACAATGGCACTATCAGTTTTTGCTTTTAAAGATGTTGTTTTTATGATATTACCTATAATAATAGCTGGTATTGGAATAATTCTTTCTATAATAGGAACATTTTTTGTACAAACAAAAGAAGATGCTAATCAATTAAATCTTTTAAGAGCTCTTAGGAGAGGTATTTATTTTTCTTCATTCGGAATTGTTATACTTTCATTCTTATTCATATTTTATGTTATAGGAAAGCAATATTTAAACATATGGCTTTCAATGTGTTCAGGTTTATTAGCTGGAGTAATAATAGGTTATTTTACTGAATATTTCACTTCTGATAATTACAAACCGACAAAAGAATTATCTGAAAAGTCACAAACAGGAGCAGCAACTGTTATTATAGATGGTATAGCTTTAGGTATGAGATCAACTGCAATACCTGTATTAACAGTTTCAATAACTATTATTTTAGCCTTTTTTATTGCAGGAGGGTCTAAAAGTGTAGCAAATGGATTATATGGAATTGGTATTGCAGCTGTAGGAATGTTATCTACACTCGGCATAACTCTTTCAACAGATGCTTATGGACCTATTGCTGATAATGCTGGTGGAATTGCTGAAATGGCTGAACTTGGTGAAGAGGTGAGACATAGAACAGATAATCTTGATGCTTTAGGAAATACAACAGCTGCTACAGGGAAAGGTTTTGCTATAGGTTCAGCAGCATTAACTGCTCTTGTGCTTGTTGCTGAATATAAAAATAAGATAATAGAAAATTTGTCAATTGTAGCTTCAAAAGGACCACTATTTTCGGACTATATAAAAAAATTTTTAGATAAAGCAGGTTATCAATGGAATAATAGTTTAAACGTTAACTTTCTTGATCCATTTATCGTTGTGGGTTTATTTATTGGAGCCTTAATGCCTTTCTTCTTTTCATCATTAACTTTAAGGGCAGTAGGTAGAACTGCACATCAAATGGTAAAGGAAATAAGAAGACAATTTAAGGAAAAACCAGGTATATTAAAAGGAACTGAAGATCCAGATTATATTTCCTGTATTAAAATATCAACTATTGGAGCTCAAAAAGAAATGGTAATTCCATCTTTAATTGCAATAATTGTTCCAGTATTAACTGGTATTATTTTAGGTCCATTAGCTGTAATTTCTTTATTAATTGGTTCATTAATTTCTGGTTTTATTTTAGCCATAATGATGGCTAATTCTGGTGGAGCTTGGGACAATGCTAAAAAATTTATAGAAAAAGGCAATTTTGGAGGAAAGAATTCTGAACCACATAAAGCATCAATTGTTGGAGATACTGTAGGTGATCCATTTAAAGATACAGCTGGGCCTTCACTAAATATTTTGATAAAGTTAATGAATATGGTATCTATTGTTTTTGTTTCTGTTTCAATCTATTTAAATGCTATGATATCAAAAATTATATTTAAATAG
- the mnmG gene encoding tRNA uridine-5-carboxymethylaminomethyl(34) synthesis enzyme MnmG → MDYDVIVVGGGHAGIEASWAATNFGLKTLLITLNIDNIGQMSCNPSIGGIAKGNIVREIDAFCGLMPEIADLTAIQFRMLNTKKGPAVQSLRVQSDKIQYMNEIIKKILSRDNLFVYQDEVIDLILDENKKKVIGIKTRRGLQITANAIILTTGTFLKGRIFIGDYNGEGGRIGEYSANYLSDFLLKNQFRLIRLKTGTPPRVNGRSINFNKMEVQKGDENHEYFSIASYVNKINKLPQIDCYITRTNENTSKIILENIDKLPLYSGKIKGIGPRYCPSFEDKVIKFKDKSSHLIFVEKESLLSNIYYLNGISTSLAEDLQIKLLRTIDGFENIEIIKPAYAVEYDAIDPTYLKPTLESRIIENLYFAGQINGTSGYEEAAGQGLVAGLNASLKILKKEPYIFSRYKSYIGVMIDDLTTKGIDEPYRMFTSRAEFRLNLRFDNTFERLYPDARTLGLKKETHEQYFNNFVNQKKFFIENFLERKYNKTDISDFNLEKSLNEINPPYTIKNLIIQDAIDLVKNKKKFINIDEYVLKNIQIENKYKGYIDHENKLIDDLMKNENLKIPSNIDYDKIETLSKETKDRLKKIKPENIGQMSRIKGIKQTDLLNVLIYIKKKNKN, encoded by the coding sequence ATGGATTATGATGTTATAGTTGTGGGTGGAGGTCATGCTGGAATTGAAGCTTCTTGGGCAGCGACTAATTTTGGATTAAAGACACTTTTAATTACATTAAATATTGATAATATAGGACAAATGTCATGTAATCCATCAATTGGTGGAATAGCAAAAGGGAATATAGTTAGAGAAATCGATGCTTTTTGTGGACTTATGCCAGAAATTGCTGATTTAACAGCAATTCAATTTAGAATGCTAAATACAAAAAAAGGACCTGCTGTTCAATCTTTAAGAGTTCAGTCAGATAAAATACAATATATGAATGAAATTATAAAAAAGATTTTGTCTAGAGATAATCTATTTGTATACCAAGATGAGGTCATTGATTTAATTTTAGATGAAAATAAAAAAAAAGTTATTGGTATAAAAACAAGAAGAGGTCTTCAAATTACTGCTAATGCAATTATATTAACTACTGGAACTTTTTTGAAAGGGAGAATATTTATAGGCGATTATAATGGAGAAGGAGGAAGAATTGGAGAATATTCTGCAAATTATTTATCCGATTTTTTATTAAAAAATCAGTTTAGATTAATTAGATTAAAAACAGGAACTCCACCGAGAGTTAATGGTAGATCTATAAATTTTAATAAAATGGAAGTACAAAAAGGAGATGAAAACCATGAATATTTTTCAATAGCCTCATATGTTAACAAAATTAATAAATTACCTCAAATAGATTGTTATATAACTAGAACAAATGAAAATACTTCAAAAATTATTCTTGAAAATATAGATAAATTACCATTATACTCTGGGAAAATAAAAGGAATTGGGCCAAGATATTGTCCATCTTTTGAAGATAAAGTTATTAAATTTAAAGATAAAAGTTCTCATTTGATATTTGTTGAGAAAGAAAGTTTATTATCAAATATTTATTATTTAAATGGTATTTCAACATCTCTTGCAGAAGATCTGCAAATAAAATTACTCAGAACAATAGATGGTTTTGAAAATATTGAAATAATTAAGCCAGCTTATGCTGTTGAATATGATGCTATAGATCCAACATATCTTAAACCTACACTTGAAAGTAGAATAATTGAAAATTTATATTTTGCTGGCCAAATTAATGGTACTTCAGGTTATGAAGAAGCAGCTGGTCAGGGATTGGTTGCAGGTTTAAATGCTTCTTTAAAAATATTAAAAAAAGAACCATACATATTTTCAAGATATAAATCGTATATTGGAGTAATGATAGATGATTTAACTACTAAAGGAATAGATGAGCCATATAGAATGTTTACCTCTAGAGCAGAATTTAGATTAAATTTAAGGTTTGATAATACTTTTGAAAGATTATATCCTGATGCTAGAACTTTAGGATTAAAAAAAGAAACACATGAACAATATTTTAATAATTTTGTTAATCAAAAAAAGTTTTTTATTGAAAACTTTTTAGAAAGGAAATATAATAAAACTGATATTAGTGACTTTAATTTAGAAAAAAGTTTAAATGAAATAAATCCTCCATATACCATAAAAAATTTAATTATTCAAGATGCTATTGATCTTGTTAAAAATAAAAAAAAGTTTATCAATATAGATGAGTATGTGTTAAAAAATATTCAAATTGAAAATAAATATAAAGGTTATATTGACCATGAAAATAAACTTATAGATGATTTAATGAAAAATGAAAATTTAAAAATTCCTTCAAATATTGATTATGATAAAATAGAAACTCTTTCAAAAGAAACAAAAGATAGATTAAAAAAAATAAAACCTGAAAATATTGGTCAAATGTCAAGAATAAAAGGAATAAAACAGACTGATCTATTAAATGTTTTAATTTATATTAAAAAGAAAAATAAAAATTGA
- the rsmG gene encoding 16S rRNA (guanine(527)-N(7))-methyltransferase RsmG, with amino-acid sequence MELFLKFEDIIDGLYKKNIDKFLDYLIIENKKYNLTSILNREEMYYKHILDSLAGYFLMIKIFGDTIYGKKIADLGAGAGFPSIPIILYDSKLHFYLIESNNKKCNFLEKVKDNLNLNYVVINKNFKEIKEQKFDIILFRALDSIPNVIKNSKNIYSNVTFIFSYKGKKSSIKEELYCLDKNKKLKDFIKKIEIHNIYGIKEEERNIVEILWEKL; translated from the coding sequence ATGGAATTGTTTTTAAAATTTGAAGATATTATTGATGGATTGTATAAAAAAAACATTGATAAATTTTTAGATTATTTAATTATAGAAAATAAAAAATATAATTTAACTTCTATTTTAAATAGAGAAGAAATGTATTATAAGCATATTCTAGACTCATTGGCAGGATATTTTTTAATGATTAAAATTTTTGGTGATACCATTTATGGAAAAAAAATTGCTGATCTGGGGGCAGGGGCAGGTTTTCCATCAATACCTATTATTTTATATGACTCAAAATTACATTTCTATTTAATAGAATCAAATAATAAAAAGTGTAACTTTTTAGAAAAAGTAAAAGATAATTTAAACCTAAATTATGTTGTAATAAATAAAAATTTTAAAGAGATTAAAGAACAAAAATTTGATATTATACTTTTTAGAGCTCTTGATTCTATTCCAAATGTTATAAAAAACTCAAAAAATATTTATTCTAATGTAACTTTTATTTTTTCTTATAAGGGGAAAAAGTCTTCAATAAAAGAAGAGTTATATTGTTTGGACAAAAATAAAAAATTAAAAGATTTTATAAAAAAAATAGAAATTCATAATATTTATGGTATAAAAGAAGAGGAAAGAAATATTGTGGAGATATTATGGGAGAAATTATAA
- a CDS encoding ParA family protein gives MGEIITIANQKGGVGKTTTVVNLSYSLSLLKKKILVVDLDPQGNATSGFGIKLKDDNLTSYNVIVGDCLVNEAIMNIGVLDLLPANINLAGASIELLNINNREYKLKEALIKIKNSYDYILIDTPPSLGLLTINALVASDSFLIPVQCEYYALEGLTQLLKTIKIVQERYNGDLKLKGVLLTMYDPRTNLSKQVKDEVLNYFDKFVYQTIIPRNIALSESPSFGKPCYEYDPKSNGALSYLTFAKEFLNPAVS, from the coding sequence ATGGGAGAAATTATAACAATAGCTAACCAAAAGGGCGGTGTTGGTAAAACGACTACAGTTGTTAATTTGAGCTACTCTTTATCATTATTAAAAAAGAAAATTCTCGTTGTTGATCTTGATCCACAGGGTAATGCAACTTCTGGTTTTGGTATTAAATTGAAGGATGATAATTTAACAAGTTACAATGTAATAGTAGGAGATTGTTTAGTAAATGAAGCTATAATGAATATTGGTGTTCTTGACCTTTTACCAGCAAATATAAATCTTGCTGGTGCTTCAATTGAACTTTTGAATATTAATAATAGAGAGTATAAATTGAAAGAAGCATTAATTAAGATAAAAAATTCATATGATTATATTCTTATAGATACTCCTCCATCATTGGGTTTATTAACAATTAATGCACTCGTTGCTTCAGATTCATTTTTAATACCTGTGCAGTGTGAATATTATGCTTTAGAGGGGTTAACACAACTTCTAAAAACAATTAAAATTGTTCAAGAAAGATACAATGGGGATTTAAAATTAAAAGGGGTTTTATTGACAATGTACGATCCAAGAACAAATCTTTCTAAACAAGTTAAAGATGAAGTATTAAATTATTTCGACAAGTTTGTATATCAAACTATTATTCCTAGAAATATAGCTCTTTCTGAGTCACCATCATTTGGTAAACCATGCTATGAATATGATCCTAAATCTAACGGAGCATTATCGTATTTAACTTTTGCTAAAGAGTTTCTTAATCCAGCAGTAAGTTAA